A section of the Triticum dicoccoides isolate Atlit2015 ecotype Zavitan chromosome 7A, WEW_v2.0, whole genome shotgun sequence genome encodes:
- the LOC119331545 gene encoding xyloglucan endotransglycosylase/hydrolase protein 8-like codes for MASRAAVSAALALLVASASAWLHEEFTTEGNVRAGYDARGQQVASIVLDRQSGGAFRSRRRYLYGQFSVQIKLVPGNSAGTVASFYLSSGEGPGHDEIDMEFMGNTTGQPVALNTNVWANGDGKKEQQFYLWFDPAADYHTYTIIWNAKNVIFKVDGLFLRCFTRHADLPYPGAKPMAVHATLWDGSYWATQRGKVKVDWAAAPFVASYRGYSADACVPAGAGRPLACPADTGRWMRRRPSAAERGTLAWAKKNYMRYNYCDDGWRFPKGFPAECSRG; via the exons ATGGCGAGTCGGGCTGCCGTGTCCGCGGCCCTGGCGCTGCTGGTGGCGTCGGCGTCCGCGTGGCTGCACGAAGAGTTCACCACGGAGGGCAACGTGCGCGCGGGCTACGACGCGCGGGGGCAGCAGGTGGCGTCGATCGTCCTCGACCGGCAGTCCGGCGGCGCCTTCCGCTCCCGGCGCCGCTACCTCTACGGCCAGTTCAGCGTCCAGATCAAGCTCGTCCCCGGCAACTCCGCCGGCACCGTCGCCTCCTTCTAC CTGTCGTCGGGCGAGGGGCCGGGGCACGACGAGATCGACATGGAGTTCATGGGCAACACGACGGGCCAGCCGGTGGCGCTCAACACCAACGTGTGGGCCAACGGCGACGGCAAGAAGGAGCAGCAGTTCTACCTCTGGTTCGACCCGGCCGCCGACTACCACACCTACACCATCATCTGGAACGCCAAGAACGTCATCTTCAAGGTGGACGGCCTCTTCCTCCGCTGCTTCACCCGCCACGCCGACCTGCCCTACCCGGGCGCCAAGCCCATGGCGGTGCACGCCACGCTCTGGGACGGCAGCTACTGGGCGACGCAGCGGGGCAAGGTGAAGGTGGACTGGGCCGCCGCGCCCTTCGTCGCCTCCTACCGCGGCTACTCCGCGGACGCCTGCGTGCCCGCCGGCGCCGGCCGCCCGCTCGCCTGCCCCGCCGACACCGGCCGCTGGATGCGGCGCCGGCCCAGCGCCGCAGAGCGGGGCACCCTCGCTTGGGCTAAGAAGAATTACATGCGCTACAACTACTGCGACGACGGCTGGCGGTTCCCCAAGGGGTTCCCCGCCGAGTGCTCCCGCGGCTGA
- the LOC119327690 gene encoding xyloglucan endotransglycosylase/hydrolase protein 8-like, translating into MAAWAAMSAAVALALALLAAADSWLYEEFATEGNVRAGYDARGQQVASLLLDRQSGSAFRSRRSYLYGQFSVQIKLVPGNSAGTVASFYLSSGEGPGHDEIDMEFMGNSTGQPVALNTNVWANGDGKKEQQFYLWFDPAADYHTYTIIWNDRNIIFKVDDLFLRCFTRHADLPYPGAKPMAVHATLWDGSYWATEQGRVKVDWSAAPFVVSYRGYLADACVPAGDGRQLSCPAGTDRWMRRQPSAAEQGTVAWARRNYMHYDYCQDGWRFPQGFPAECSRG; encoded by the exons ATGGCGGCCTGGGCTGCCATGTCCGCCGCCGTGGCGCTGGCGCTGGCGCTGCTGGCGGCCGCGGACTCGTGGCTGTACGAGGAGTTCGCCACGGAGGGCAACGTGCGCGCGGGCTACGACGCGCGGGGGCAGCAGGTGGCGTCGCTCCTCCTCGATCGCCAGTCCGGCTCCGCCTTCCGCTCCCGGCGCAGCTACCTCTACGGCCAGTTCAGCGTCCAGATCAAGCTCGTCCCCGGCAACTCCGCCGGCACCGTCGCCTCCTTCTAC CTGTCGTCGGGCGAGGGGCCGGGGCACGACGAGATCGACATGGAGTTCATGGGCAACAGCACGGGGCAGCCGGTGGCGCTGAACACCAACGTGTGGGCCAACGGCGACGGCAAGAAGGAGCAGCAGTTCTACCTCTGGTTCGACCCGGCCGCCGACTACCACACCTACACCATCATCTGGAACGACAGGAACATCATCTTCAAGGTGGACGACCTCTTCCTCCGCTGCTTCACCCGCCACGCCGACCTCCCCTACCCGGGCGCCAAGCCCATGGCGGTGCACGCCACGCTCTGGGACGGCAGCTACTGGGCGACGGAGCAGGGCAGGGTGAAGGTGGACTGGTCCGCCGCGCCCTTCGTCGTCTCCTACCGCGGCTACCTCGCCGACGCCTGCGTGCCCGCCGGCGACGGCCGCCAGCTCTCCTGCCCCGCCGGCACCGACCGCTGGATGAGGCGGCAGCCCAGCGCGGCCGAGCAGGGCACCGTCGCCTGGGCCAGGAGGAACTACATGCACTACGACTACTGCCAGGACGGCTGGCGGTTCCCGCAGGGATTCCCCGCCGAATGCTCCCGCGGCTGA